A single Lactuca sativa cultivar Salinas chromosome 8, Lsat_Salinas_v11, whole genome shotgun sequence DNA region contains:
- the LOC111914323 gene encoding alcohol dehydrogenase-like 7 gives MDGKSSNNTAGKPIRCRAAIARKPREPLVIEEVIVAPPKHREVRIKIICTTLCYSDVTFWKLEHPPAIFPRILGHEAMGIVESVGEGVHEVVEGDTVIPIFLPDCGECTDCLSQKSNLCTKFPFKVSPWIDREETSRFTDMNGETLYHFLFVSSFSEYTVVDIAHITKIDPATPPNRACLLSCGVSTGVGAAWKTANVEAGSTVAIFGLGAIGLAVAEGARLCGAKRIIGIDVNQDKFEIGKKFGVTDFVNSRNIGDKTVSQVIIEMTDGGADYCFECVGLTSLVHEAYAASRKGWGKTVVLGVDQPGAMLSFSSFEVLHSGKTLMGSLFGGVKPKSDIPILIKRYMDKELQLDEFVTHEVEFDDINKAFDLLLEGKSLRCVIWMKK, from the exons ATGGACGGAAAAAGCTCTAACAACACTGCCGGAAAGCCTATCCGGTGCCGAG CTGCGATTGCTAGGAAACCAAGGGAGCCGTTGGTGATAGAGGAAGTGATAGTAGCCCCACCCAAACATCGCGAAGTTCGAATCAAAATCATATGCACTACACTTTGTTATAGCGATGTTACCTTTTGGAAATTGGAG CATCCTCCTGCTATTTTCCCCAGAATACTCGGTCATGAAGCAATGGG GATTGTAGAGAGTGTTGGTGAAGGTGTACATGAAGTTGTTGAAGGCGACACTGTGATCCCAATCTTTTTGCCCGATTGTGGTGAATGTACAGATTGTTTGTCCCAAAAAAGCAACCTATGTACAAAATTTCCTTTCAAAGTTTCCCCTTGGATCGATAGAGAAGAAACAAGCAGATTCACAGACATGAATGGAGAAACTTTATACCATTTCTTGTTCGTATCAAGTTTCAGTGAATACACAGTGGTTGACATTGCTCACATAACTAAAATTGATCCAGCAACACCACCAAATAGAGCTTGCCTCTTAAGTTGTGGTGTATCAACTG GGGTTGGTGCTGCTTGGAAAACAGCAAATGTGGAAGCTGGTAGTACAGTTGCTATATTCGGACTTGGTGCAATTGGACTAGCG GTTGCTGAGGGAGCAAGGCTATGTGGAGCTAAGAGGATCATTGGTATTGATGTGAATCAAGACAAGTTTGAAATag GAAAGAAATTTGGAGTTACTGATTTTGTGAACTCACGTAACATCGGGGACAAAACTGTCAGCCAG GTGATAATTGAGATGACTGATGGAGGTGCAGATTATTGCTTTGAGTGTGTTGGTTTGACTTCTCTTGTGCATGAAGCTTATGCTGCTTCTAGAAAG GGATGGGGGAAAACGGTTGTGTTGGGAGTTGACCAACCAGGGGCAATGTTGTCTTTTAGTTCTTTTGAGGTACTTCACAGTGGAAAAACTCTCATGGGTTCACTTTTTGGAGGTGTCAAACCGAAATCTGATATTCCAATTCTTATAAAACGTTACATGGATAAG GAACTACAATTAGATGAATTTGTGACACATGAGGTTGAGTTTGATGATATCAACAAGGCTTTTGATTTGCTTCTTGAAGGGAAGAGCTTAAGGTGTGTGATTTGGATGAAGAAATGA
- the LOC111914322 gene encoding alcohol dehydrogenase-like 7 isoform X2, producing MKSESKSYALLFVILMLPFGNWRVVESVGEGVHEVVEGDTVIPIFLADCGECKDCLSAKSNLCTNFPPRPSHGMQRDETSRFTDINGDTLYHFLNVSSFTEYTVIDIAHVTKINPTIPANRACLLSCGVSTGVGAAWKTAKVEAGTTVAIFGLGAIGLAVAEGARLCGAKRIIGIDVNQDKCEIGKKFGVTDFVNSSNIGDKTLSQIIIEMTDGGADYCFECVGLTSLVNEAYASCRKGWGKTVMVGIDHPGAMLTLSSFEILYSGKSLMGSFFGGLKPKSDIHLLEKLYLDKELKLDEFVTHEVNFDDINKAFDLLLEGKSLRCVIYMNK from the exons ATGAAGTCCGAATCAAAATCATATGCACTTCTCTTTGTCATACTGATGTTACCTTTTGGAAACTGGAG GGTAGTAGAGAGTGTAGGAGAAGGTGTACATGAAGTTGTTGAAGGAGACACTGTGATCCCAATATTTTTAGCCGATTGTGGTGAATGTAAAGATTGTTTATCCGCAAAAAGCAACCTATGTACAAATTTCCCTCCAAGACCTTCTCATGGAATGCAAAGAGATGAAACAAGCAGATTCACAGACATCAATGGAGACACTTTATACCATTTCTTGAATGTATCAAGTTTTACTGAGTACACAGTGATTGACATTGCTCATGTAACTAAAATTAATCCAACAATCCCAGCAAATCGAGCTTGCCTTTTAAGTTGTGGAGTATCAACTG gGGTAGGTGCTGCATGGAAAACAGCGAAAGTGGAAGCTGGAACAACAGTTGCTATATTTGGACTTGGTGCAATTGGGCTAGCA GTTGCTGAGGGAGCAAGGCTATGTGGAGCTAAGAGGATCATTGGTATTGATGTGAACCAAGATAAGTGTGAAATAG GAAAGAAATTTGGAGTAACTGATTTTGTGAACTCCAGTAACATTGGTGACAAAACTTTGAGCCAG ATAATTATTGAGATGACTGATGGGGGTGCTGACTATTGCTTCGAGTGCGTTGGTTTGACATCACTAGTGAATGAAGCTTATGCTTCTTGTAGAAAG GGATGGGGAAAAACAGTTATGGTGGGGATTGACCACCCTGGGGCCATGTTGACCTTGAGTTCTTTTGAGATACTTTACAGTGGGAAATCACTCATGGGATCGTTTTTTGGAGGTTTGAAACCAAAATCCGATATACATCTCCTCGAAAAACTCTATTTGGATAAG GAACTAAAACTGGATGAATTCgtgacacatgaggttaactttGATGACATCAACAAGGCTTTTGACTTGCTCCTTGAAGGGAAGAGCCTACGATGTGTGATTTATATGAACAAATGA
- the LOC111914238 gene encoding alcohol dehydrogenase-like 7 isoform X1, with protein sequence MDGKSSSNTAGKPIRCRAVIARKPREPLVIEEVIVAAPKPREVRIKIICTSLCHSDINYWKLEVDSCSRSKFNKSIVFFLLMLINDCCFLLKRSPAIFPRILGHEAIGVVESVGEGVHEVVEGDTVIPMFLPDCGECADCLSKKSNLCSKYPFHCTPWVGRDETSRFTDMNGETLYHFLFVSSFSEYTVVEVARVIKVDPAIPANRGCLLSCGVSTGVGAAWKAANVETGTTVAIFGLGAIGLAVAEGARLCGAKRIIGVDVNQDKFEIGKKFGVTDFVNPRNIGDKTVSQVIIEMTDGGADYCFECVGLTSLVHEAYAASRKGWGKTVILGVDQPEAMLTLSSFEVLHSGKSIMGSLFGGLKPKSDIPVLIKRCMDKELQLDAFVTHEVEFEDINKAFDLLLQGKSIRCVIWMKE encoded by the exons ATGGACGGAAAAAGCTCTAGCAACACTGCCGGAAAGCCTATCAGGTGCCGAG CTGTGATTGCTAGGAAACCACGGGAACCGCTGGTGATCGAGGAAGTGATAGTGGCTGCACCAAAACCTCGCGAAGTTCGAATCAAAATCATATGCACATCGCTTTGCCATAGTGATATCAACTACTGGAAATTGGAGGTAGATAGTTGTTCGAGATCAAAATTTAATAAATCAATCGTGTTTTTTTTGTTGATGTTAATTAACGATTGTTGTTTTCTCCTAAAGCGTTCTCCTGCAATTTTCCCCAGAATACTCGGTCATGAAGCAATTGG GGTTGTAGAGAGTGTTGGTGAAGGAGTACATGAAGTTGTTGAAGGAGATACCGTGATCCCAATGTTTTTGCCGGATTGTGGTGAATGTGCAGATTGTTTGTCCAAAAAAAGCAACCTGTGTTCAAAATATCCTTTCCATTGTACTCCATGGGTGGGTAGAGATGAAACAAGCAGATTCACAGACATGAATGGAGAAACTTTATACCATTTCTTGTTCGTATCAAGTTTCAGTGAATACACAGTGGTTGAAGTTGCTCGTGTAATCAAAGTTGATCCAGCAATCCCAGCAAACAGAGGCTGCCTCTTAAGTTGTGGAGTATCAACAG gggTAGGTGCAGCTTGGAAAGCTGCAAATGTGGAAACTGGAACTACAGTTGCTATATTTGGACTTGGTGCAATTGGGCTAGCT GTTGCTGAGGGAGCAAGGTTATGTGGAGCTAAAAGGATCATTGGAGTTGATGTGAACCAAGACAAATTTGAAATAG GAAAGAAATTTGGAGTTACTGATTTTGTGAACCCACGTAACATTGGGGACAAAACTGTCAGCCAG GTGATAATTGAGATGACTGATGGAGGTGCAGATTATTGCTTTGAGTGTGTTGGTTTGACTTCTCTTGTGCATGAAGCTTATGCTGCTTCTAGAAAG GGATGGGGGAAAACGGTTATCCTAGGAGTTGACCAACCGGAGGCAATGTTGACTTTAAGTTCTTTTGAGGTACTTCACAGTGGAAAATCAATCATGGGTTCTCTTTTTGGAGGTCTAAAACCAAAATCTGATATCCCTGTTCTCATAAAACGCTGCATGGATAAG GAACTACAATTAGATGCATTTGTGACACATGAGGTTGAGTTTGAAGACATCAACAAGGCTTTTGACTTGCTTCTTCAAGGGAAGAGCATAAGGTGTGTGATTTGGATGAAGGAATGA
- the LOC111914322 gene encoding alcohol dehydrogenase-like 7 isoform X1, producing the protein MDGKRASTTAGKPIKCRAAIARKAGEPLVIEEVIVAPPNHHEVRIKIICTSLCHTDVTFWKLEHPPAIFPIILGHEAVGVVESVGEGVHEVVEGDTVIPIFLADCGECKDCLSAKSNLCTNFPPRPSHGMQRDETSRFTDINGDTLYHFLNVSSFTEYTVIDIAHVTKINPTIPANRACLLSCGVSTGVGAAWKTAKVEAGTTVAIFGLGAIGLAVAEGARLCGAKRIIGIDVNQDKCEIGKKFGVTDFVNSSNIGDKTLSQIIIEMTDGGADYCFECVGLTSLVNEAYASCRKGWGKTVMVGIDHPGAMLTLSSFEILYSGKSLMGSFFGGLKPKSDIHLLEKLYLDKELKLDEFVTHEVNFDDINKAFDLLLEGKSLRCVIYMNK; encoded by the exons ATGGACGGAAAAAGGGCCAGCACCACCGCCGGAAAGCCCATCAAGTGCAGAG CTGCGATTGCTAGGAAAGCAGGAGAGCCGCTGGTGATAGAGGAGGTGATAGTGGCCCCACCAAATCATCATGAAGTCCGAATCAAAATCATATGCACTTCTCTTTGTCATACTGATGTTACCTTTTGGAAACTGGAG CATCCTCCTGCTATTTTCCCCATAATACTTGGTCATGAAGCAGTAGG GGTAGTAGAGAGTGTAGGAGAAGGTGTACATGAAGTTGTTGAAGGAGACACTGTGATCCCAATATTTTTAGCCGATTGTGGTGAATGTAAAGATTGTTTATCCGCAAAAAGCAACCTATGTACAAATTTCCCTCCAAGACCTTCTCATGGAATGCAAAGAGATGAAACAAGCAGATTCACAGACATCAATGGAGACACTTTATACCATTTCTTGAATGTATCAAGTTTTACTGAGTACACAGTGATTGACATTGCTCATGTAACTAAAATTAATCCAACAATCCCAGCAAATCGAGCTTGCCTTTTAAGTTGTGGAGTATCAACTG gGGTAGGTGCTGCATGGAAAACAGCGAAAGTGGAAGCTGGAACAACAGTTGCTATATTTGGACTTGGTGCAATTGGGCTAGCA GTTGCTGAGGGAGCAAGGCTATGTGGAGCTAAGAGGATCATTGGTATTGATGTGAACCAAGATAAGTGTGAAATAG GAAAGAAATTTGGAGTAACTGATTTTGTGAACTCCAGTAACATTGGTGACAAAACTTTGAGCCAG ATAATTATTGAGATGACTGATGGGGGTGCTGACTATTGCTTCGAGTGCGTTGGTTTGACATCACTAGTGAATGAAGCTTATGCTTCTTGTAGAAAG GGATGGGGAAAAACAGTTATGGTGGGGATTGACCACCCTGGGGCCATGTTGACCTTGAGTTCTTTTGAGATACTTTACAGTGGGAAATCACTCATGGGATCGTTTTTTGGAGGTTTGAAACCAAAATCCGATATACATCTCCTCGAAAAACTCTATTTGGATAAG GAACTAAAACTGGATGAATTCgtgacacatgaggttaactttGATGACATCAACAAGGCTTTTGACTTGCTCCTTGAAGGGAAGAGCCTACGATGTGTGATTTATATGAACAAATGA
- the LOC111914238 gene encoding alcohol dehydrogenase-like 7 isoform X2, with product MDGKSSSNTAGKPIRCRAVIARKPREPLVIEEVIVAAPKPREVRIKIICTSLCHSDINYWKLERSPAIFPRILGHEAIGVVESVGEGVHEVVEGDTVIPMFLPDCGECADCLSKKSNLCSKYPFHCTPWVGRDETSRFTDMNGETLYHFLFVSSFSEYTVVEVARVIKVDPAIPANRGCLLSCGVSTGVGAAWKAANVETGTTVAIFGLGAIGLAVAEGARLCGAKRIIGVDVNQDKFEIGKKFGVTDFVNPRNIGDKTVSQVIIEMTDGGADYCFECVGLTSLVHEAYAASRKGWGKTVILGVDQPEAMLTLSSFEVLHSGKSIMGSLFGGLKPKSDIPVLIKRCMDKELQLDAFVTHEVEFEDINKAFDLLLQGKSIRCVIWMKE from the exons ATGGACGGAAAAAGCTCTAGCAACACTGCCGGAAAGCCTATCAGGTGCCGAG CTGTGATTGCTAGGAAACCACGGGAACCGCTGGTGATCGAGGAAGTGATAGTGGCTGCACCAAAACCTCGCGAAGTTCGAATCAAAATCATATGCACATCGCTTTGCCATAGTGATATCAACTACTGGAAATTGGAG CGTTCTCCTGCAATTTTCCCCAGAATACTCGGTCATGAAGCAATTGG GGTTGTAGAGAGTGTTGGTGAAGGAGTACATGAAGTTGTTGAAGGAGATACCGTGATCCCAATGTTTTTGCCGGATTGTGGTGAATGTGCAGATTGTTTGTCCAAAAAAAGCAACCTGTGTTCAAAATATCCTTTCCATTGTACTCCATGGGTGGGTAGAGATGAAACAAGCAGATTCACAGACATGAATGGAGAAACTTTATACCATTTCTTGTTCGTATCAAGTTTCAGTGAATACACAGTGGTTGAAGTTGCTCGTGTAATCAAAGTTGATCCAGCAATCCCAGCAAACAGAGGCTGCCTCTTAAGTTGTGGAGTATCAACAG gggTAGGTGCAGCTTGGAAAGCTGCAAATGTGGAAACTGGAACTACAGTTGCTATATTTGGACTTGGTGCAATTGGGCTAGCT GTTGCTGAGGGAGCAAGGTTATGTGGAGCTAAAAGGATCATTGGAGTTGATGTGAACCAAGACAAATTTGAAATAG GAAAGAAATTTGGAGTTACTGATTTTGTGAACCCACGTAACATTGGGGACAAAACTGTCAGCCAG GTGATAATTGAGATGACTGATGGAGGTGCAGATTATTGCTTTGAGTGTGTTGGTTTGACTTCTCTTGTGCATGAAGCTTATGCTGCTTCTAGAAAG GGATGGGGGAAAACGGTTATCCTAGGAGTTGACCAACCGGAGGCAATGTTGACTTTAAGTTCTTTTGAGGTACTTCACAGTGGAAAATCAATCATGGGTTCTCTTTTTGGAGGTCTAAAACCAAAATCTGATATCCCTGTTCTCATAAAACGCTGCATGGATAAG GAACTACAATTAGATGCATTTGTGACACATGAGGTTGAGTTTGAAGACATCAACAAGGCTTTTGACTTGCTTCTTCAAGGGAAGAGCATAAGGTGTGTGATTTGGATGAAGGAATGA